The Pseudalkalibacillus hwajinpoensis DNA window TTTCTTTCCTTCTCCTTTTACGACCATTGTGATCGGGTACATTACGAACCCGAGGGCAATTCCTGTCGCTATGCTATACGTAAGTGGCATAGCAATAATCGTTAAGAATGCAGGAACCGCAATCTCAAGTCGCTTCCATTCAATGTTTCCAAGTACACTAACCATCAGAACACCTACAATAATTAATACCGGCGCAGTAACAGATGCTGTTACAACTGATAATAACGGTGAAAAGAATAAGGCTAGAAGGAAGAAGCCTGCTGTAACAACGGAAGTGAAACCTGTTCGTCCACCAGCAGCTACACCTGATGAAGATTCGATGTATGCAGTAGTTGTAGACGTACCAAGTACAGCTCCGAGTACCGTTGCTGAGGAATCAGCAAACAATGCTTTTCCTGCTCGTGGTAGCTTGTTGTCTTTCATAATTCCAGCCTGAGTGGCAACAGCAATCAATGTACCTGCTGTATCGAAGAAATCAACAAATAAGAACGTGAGAACAACAACAAGCATATCGATTGTAAACAAGTCGCCGAGATGACCGAAAGCAACGCCGAACGTTGGCTCAAGACTCGGAATACTTCCAACGACGCCATTCGGAAGTGGAACCTGGTTGAAAATCATCCCGACGATCGCCGTGATAACCATTCCGTAAAAGATGCCACCAGTTACATTACGAACCATTAAGATCACTGTTACGATCAAGCCAAATACCGCAAGGAGAGTTGGACCTGCAAGAAGATCTCCCAGCTGAACAAGTGTCGAATCGTTATTTTGGACGATCCCAGCACTCTGAAGACCGATAAATGCGATAAAAAGTCCAATTCCGCTCGCTGCTGCATATTTTAATTCCATTGGAATCGCGTTAATAATCATTTCTCTAATTTTAAAAATCGTAATAATAATAAAGATAATTCCTGAAACAAGTACGCCCGCAAGCGCCGTTTCCCAAGGCACACCCATGACGGTTACAACGGAATACGTGAAAAAGGCATTGAGCCCCATTCCCGGTGCGAGAGCGATTGGATACCCTGCAATCACACCCATAATTAATGTACCTAGAGCAGCTGCAAGCGCAGTTGCTGTAAAGACGGCTCCCTGGTCCATTCCAGCGTCAGCTAGTATAGCCGGGTTTACAAATAGAATGTAAGCCATAGATAGAAATGTTGTTAACCCTGCAATCGTTTCTTTTCTGTATGTTGTATTATGCTCTTTAAAGCGAAAAAAACGGTCCATCTTTATTTCCCCCTTATTCCGTCACCCACCTGTTTAACAGAAAAAGCCCCGGGTTCTCTACCCGGAGCGGACTAATAGGAAAAGAGATGATGGCAATCCGCCTGCTTCATGAGCTGGTCGTTTCACAGATCCCTCTATTTCCTTCGTAGTCAGGCTATTTACGGTAGCCTGGTAGAGACTTTCGGGCCTTATTCCCGATGTTATACGATGGATGGTCGTTCGTTTTTTACTTTTGTAGTGTATCAACTAATTCACCCTCAGTCAATACTGAACACGAACATTATCTATAAAATGAAACAACTTCGTTCGGATTTATTCCCACTCAATTGTTGCAGGTGGCTTGGACGTGATGTCGTACACGA harbors:
- a CDS encoding NCS2 family permease produces the protein MDRFFRFKEHNTTYRKETIAGLTTFLSMAYILFVNPAILADAGMDQGAVFTATALAAALGTLIMGVIAGYPIALAPGMGLNAFFTYSVVTVMGVPWETALAGVLVSGIIFIIITIFKIREMIINAIPMELKYAAASGIGLFIAFIGLQSAGIVQNNDSTLVQLGDLLAGPTLLAVFGLIVTVILMVRNVTGGIFYGMVITAIVGMIFNQVPLPNGVVGSIPSLEPTFGVAFGHLGDLFTIDMLVVVLTFLFVDFFDTAGTLIAVATQAGIMKDNKLPRAGKALFADSSATVLGAVLGTSTTTAYIESSSGVAAGGRTGFTSVVTAGFFLLALFFSPLLSVVTASVTAPVLIIVGVLMVSVLGNIEWKRLEIAVPAFLTIIAMPLTYSIATGIALGFVMYPITMVVKGEGKKIHPIMYVLFFVFIAYFVFLA